CCATTGCGTCGATTTTAAAATATGGACGAACCATAAGCCAGAGTTGGTGGCGGCATAAATACCAACGTGAATTGCAAAATTCATTAGGTCATCAAGACGGCGATACTCAGGATCGCTTTGGCGATCGGGTTCGCGAGGCCAACGAGGAGGCATAGGTAATAACTAAA
The genomic region above belongs to Pleurocapsa minor HA4230-MV1 and contains:
- a CDS encoding 2TM domain-containing protein, which gives rise to MPPRWPREPDRQSDPEYRRLDDLMNFAIHVGIYAATNSGLWFVHILKSTQWSWLLWVNGIWFGILALHFIYIKAIADYTTIKT